In a single window of the Branchiostoma floridae strain S238N-H82 chromosome 2, Bfl_VNyyK, whole genome shotgun sequence genome:
- the LOC118406297 gene encoding cyclic AMP-responsive element-binding protein 3-like protein 4 isoform X1 produces MSVLAIQNEPGSWIFGETVARSRCVGGKNSRQMTDVQTLPTVSIADDVNVLDLLFDDKEGVLIDDAFVGSMGSDDSSGLSPSSSDLGSENGTFMFPEDNLGFSDLMEAIMDRNTRKPADLQQNPATISTVQTSGTMDEEDDDDNAGDSDVCIDLPWGAAEDYFNQDSPEVDTDSMTLPMYTRSGTKFPELKLTDEEKKLLNAEGVTLPQHLPLTKQEEKALKRVRRKIRNKISAQESRKRKKVYMDGLEDRVKACTAQNLTLVKKVHQLEKQNATLMDQLKKLQSLITNSTNKTTQTRTIVMVLLLSFTLLIFPSLSPFSKSPESDSSVQGHVPTGVVSRNLLNEQFTRVGEMVDGLETSLADQFSPAEEGIPADPLQVYVVQNTSGESEGPDATQWKDMRVAERPSDHNATQKPVIKHSDEI; encoded by the exons ATGTCTGTTTTGGCGATACAAAATGAACCCGGAAGTTGGATATTTGGAGAAACTGTTGCAAGAAGCAGATGTGTTGGTGGAAAAAACTCAAGACAG ATGACAGACGTACAGACTCTCCCAACAGTCAGCATCGCAGATGATGTGAATGTCCTGGATCTCCTGTTTGATGACAAGGAAGGTGTCCTCATAGATGACGCTTTTGTAGGATCAATGGGATCAGATGATTCCAGTGGTTTGTCCCCCAGCTCCAGTGATTTG GGCAGTGAAAATGGGACGTTCATGTTTCCAGAAGACAACCTGGGCTTCTCCGACCTGATGGAGGCCATTATGGACAGGAACACCAGGAAACCAGCAGACTTGCAGCAG AATCCTGCAACAATATCCACTGTGCAGACATCAGGCACTATGGATGAGGAGGATGATGACGACAATGCGGGAGACTCTGATGTCTGTATAGACCTGC CATGGGGTGCTGCAGAAGACTACTTCAATCAGGACTCTCCTGAAGTCGACACTGACAGTATGACACTCCCCATGTACACCAGGAGTGGAACTAAG TTTCCTGAGCTAAAACTGACAGATGAAGAGAAGAAACTACTCAATGCAGAAGGTGTCACATTGCCACAGCATCTCCCACTCACCAAG CAAGAAGAGAAGGCACTGAAGAGAGTGCGAAGAAAAATCAGAAACAAG ATCTCTGCACAGGAGAGCAGAAAGAGAAAGAAGGTGTACATGGATGGACTGGAAGACAG GGTTAAAGCCTGCACAGCCCAGAACCTAACTCTGGTGAAGAAAGTACATCaacttgaaaaacaaaatgc CACTCTCATGGATCAGCTGAAGAAATTGCAGTCGCTGATCACAAACAGCACTAACAAAACAACACAGACCAGAACTATTGTCATG GTGCTGCTGCTGTCCTTCACACTGCTGATCTTCCCCAGTCTCAGCCCCTTCAGCAAAAGTCCTGAGTCTGACTCTTCAGTTCAGGGCCACGTGCCAACAGGAG ttgtgtcCAGAAATCTCCTAAATGAGCAGTTCACCCGTGTGGGGGAGATGGTTGATGGGCTGGAGACGTCCCTGGCTGACCAGTTCTCACCAGCAGAGGAAGGCATCCCCGCTGACCCACTCCAG GTATATGTGGTACAAAATACCAGTGGAGAGTCAGAGGGCCCAGATGCCACACAGTGGAAGGACATGCGTGTAGCAGAACGGCCTAGTGACCATAATGCCACGCAAAAGCCTGTCATAAAGCATTCTGATGAAATataa
- the LOC118406297 gene encoding cyclic AMP-responsive element-binding protein 3-like protein 4 isoform X2: protein MASPCQDGVTVIMMTDVQTLPTVSIADDVNVLDLLFDDKEGVLIDDAFVGSMGSDDSSGLSPSSSDLGSENGTFMFPEDNLGFSDLMEAIMDRNTRKPADLQQNPATISTVQTSGTMDEEDDDDNAGDSDVCIDLPWGAAEDYFNQDSPEVDTDSMTLPMYTRSGTKFPELKLTDEEKKLLNAEGVTLPQHLPLTKQEEKALKRVRRKIRNKISAQESRKRKKVYMDGLEDRVKACTAQNLTLVKKVHQLEKQNATLMDQLKKLQSLITNSTNKTTQTRTIVMVLLLSFTLLIFPSLSPFSKSPESDSSVQGHVPTGVVSRNLLNEQFTRVGEMVDGLETSLADQFSPAEEGIPADPLQVYVVQNTSGESEGPDATQWKDMRVAERPSDHNATQKPVIKHSDEI, encoded by the exons ATGGCATCACCGTGCCAGGATGGCGTTACTGTCATTATG ATGACAGACGTACAGACTCTCCCAACAGTCAGCATCGCAGATGATGTGAATGTCCTGGATCTCCTGTTTGATGACAAGGAAGGTGTCCTCATAGATGACGCTTTTGTAGGATCAATGGGATCAGATGATTCCAGTGGTTTGTCCCCCAGCTCCAGTGATTTG GGCAGTGAAAATGGGACGTTCATGTTTCCAGAAGACAACCTGGGCTTCTCCGACCTGATGGAGGCCATTATGGACAGGAACACCAGGAAACCAGCAGACTTGCAGCAG AATCCTGCAACAATATCCACTGTGCAGACATCAGGCACTATGGATGAGGAGGATGATGACGACAATGCGGGAGACTCTGATGTCTGTATAGACCTGC CATGGGGTGCTGCAGAAGACTACTTCAATCAGGACTCTCCTGAAGTCGACACTGACAGTATGACACTCCCCATGTACACCAGGAGTGGAACTAAG TTTCCTGAGCTAAAACTGACAGATGAAGAGAAGAAACTACTCAATGCAGAAGGTGTCACATTGCCACAGCATCTCCCACTCACCAAG CAAGAAGAGAAGGCACTGAAGAGAGTGCGAAGAAAAATCAGAAACAAG ATCTCTGCACAGGAGAGCAGAAAGAGAAAGAAGGTGTACATGGATGGACTGGAAGACAG GGTTAAAGCCTGCACAGCCCAGAACCTAACTCTGGTGAAGAAAGTACATCaacttgaaaaacaaaatgc CACTCTCATGGATCAGCTGAAGAAATTGCAGTCGCTGATCACAAACAGCACTAACAAAACAACACAGACCAGAACTATTGTCATG GTGCTGCTGCTGTCCTTCACACTGCTGATCTTCCCCAGTCTCAGCCCCTTCAGCAAAAGTCCTGAGTCTGACTCTTCAGTTCAGGGCCACGTGCCAACAGGAG ttgtgtcCAGAAATCTCCTAAATGAGCAGTTCACCCGTGTGGGGGAGATGGTTGATGGGCTGGAGACGTCCCTGGCTGACCAGTTCTCACCAGCAGAGGAAGGCATCCCCGCTGACCCACTCCAG GTATATGTGGTACAAAATACCAGTGGAGAGTCAGAGGGCCCAGATGCCACACAGTGGAAGGACATGCGTGTAGCAGAACGGCCTAGTGACCATAATGCCACGCAAAAGCCTGTCATAAAGCATTCTGATGAAATataa
- the LOC118406346 gene encoding uncharacterized protein LOC118406346 isoform X2 translates to MKRSRPGVFTHFTAWFSQSVPEETVRAWLQQEGKLADQSCAKFLFSVEADCPDTREFFRSSLYLDDRLSMFHADFVDATVQQGDMSVVPIGMYVLPPPELHPELEKRGKLAWMKTTGCKETILPSNCRKDSEDIKEDSVTGENIVGQREALSSLADSERPLAADSSENVTAVTFTSTVVQATKSQDHGEDIQQPTGFDERTSNEEVTEAQPKQGNNSKSASTSYSLEPEHSTKAHPDPGDSCRAPHRFLHSRLDDIPHVADLRMRSEVLQDFIPGSNGFNVKCRSK, encoded by the exons ATGAAAAG GTCCAGGCCTGGAGTCTTTACTCACTTCACAGCATGGTTTTCACAGAGTGTCCCTGAAGAGACAGTAAGAGCATGGT TACAACAAGAAGGTAAACTTGCAGACCAGAGCTGTGCCAAGTTTCTCTTCAGTGTGGAGGCTGACTGTCCAGACACAAGAGA ATTCTTCCGGAGTAGCCTTTACCTTGATGACAGGCTGTCCATGTTCCATGCTGACTTTGTTGATGCTACTGTCCAACAAGGAGACATGAGTGTGGTACCAATAGGCATGTATGTACTACCTCCACCAGAGCTGCATCCTG AACTAGAGAAGAGAGGCAAACTAGCATGGATGAAGACTACAGGATGCAAAGAAACCATCCTACCTTCAAATTGCAGGAAAGATTCA GAAGACATAAAAGAAGATTCAGTAACAGGAGAGAACATTGTTGGACAGAGGGAAGCCTTATCTAGCCTTGCAGATAGTGAGAGGCCTCTTGCCGCTGATAGTTCAG AGAATGTCACTGCTGTTACTTTTACAAGTACTGTTGTACAAGCCACAAAAAGCCAGGATCATGGGGAGGACATCCAGCAACCAACAGGCTTTGATGAAAGAACTTCTAATGAAGAAGTGACTGAAGCACAACCAAAACAAGGGAACAACAGCAA GTCAGCTAGCACTAGCTATTCATTAGAACCAGAACACAGTACTAAAGCACACCCAGATCCAGGTGACTCATGCAGGGCACCACATAGGTTCTTACACAGCAGACTGGATG ATATTCCTCATGTTGCTGACCTCCGGATGAGAAGTGAAGTGTTGCAAGATTTCATTCCAGGTTCAAATGGATTCAATGTCAAATGCCGCAGTAAGTGA
- the LOC118406297 gene encoding cyclic AMP-responsive element-binding protein 3-like protein 4 isoform X3 yields the protein MTDVQTLPTVSIADDVNVLDLLFDDKEGVLIDDAFVGSMGSDDSSGLSPSSSDLGSENGTFMFPEDNLGFSDLMEAIMDRNTRKPADLQQNPATISTVQTSGTMDEEDDDDNAGDSDVCIDLPWGAAEDYFNQDSPEVDTDSMTLPMYTRSGTKFPELKLTDEEKKLLNAEGVTLPQHLPLTKQEEKALKRVRRKIRNKISAQESRKRKKVYMDGLEDRVKACTAQNLTLVKKVHQLEKQNATLMDQLKKLQSLITNSTNKTTQTRTIVMVLLLSFTLLIFPSLSPFSKSPESDSSVQGHVPTGVVSRNLLNEQFTRVGEMVDGLETSLADQFSPAEEGIPADPLQVYVVQNTSGESEGPDATQWKDMRVAERPSDHNATQKPVIKHSDEI from the exons ATGACAGACGTACAGACTCTCCCAACAGTCAGCATCGCAGATGATGTGAATGTCCTGGATCTCCTGTTTGATGACAAGGAAGGTGTCCTCATAGATGACGCTTTTGTAGGATCAATGGGATCAGATGATTCCAGTGGTTTGTCCCCCAGCTCCAGTGATTTG GGCAGTGAAAATGGGACGTTCATGTTTCCAGAAGACAACCTGGGCTTCTCCGACCTGATGGAGGCCATTATGGACAGGAACACCAGGAAACCAGCAGACTTGCAGCAG AATCCTGCAACAATATCCACTGTGCAGACATCAGGCACTATGGATGAGGAGGATGATGACGACAATGCGGGAGACTCTGATGTCTGTATAGACCTGC CATGGGGTGCTGCAGAAGACTACTTCAATCAGGACTCTCCTGAAGTCGACACTGACAGTATGACACTCCCCATGTACACCAGGAGTGGAACTAAG TTTCCTGAGCTAAAACTGACAGATGAAGAGAAGAAACTACTCAATGCAGAAGGTGTCACATTGCCACAGCATCTCCCACTCACCAAG CAAGAAGAGAAGGCACTGAAGAGAGTGCGAAGAAAAATCAGAAACAAG ATCTCTGCACAGGAGAGCAGAAAGAGAAAGAAGGTGTACATGGATGGACTGGAAGACAG GGTTAAAGCCTGCACAGCCCAGAACCTAACTCTGGTGAAGAAAGTACATCaacttgaaaaacaaaatgc CACTCTCATGGATCAGCTGAAGAAATTGCAGTCGCTGATCACAAACAGCACTAACAAAACAACACAGACCAGAACTATTGTCATG GTGCTGCTGCTGTCCTTCACACTGCTGATCTTCCCCAGTCTCAGCCCCTTCAGCAAAAGTCCTGAGTCTGACTCTTCAGTTCAGGGCCACGTGCCAACAGGAG ttgtgtcCAGAAATCTCCTAAATGAGCAGTTCACCCGTGTGGGGGAGATGGTTGATGGGCTGGAGACGTCCCTGGCTGACCAGTTCTCACCAGCAGAGGAAGGCATCCCCGCTGACCCACTCCAG GTATATGTGGTACAAAATACCAGTGGAGAGTCAGAGGGCCCAGATGCCACACAGTGGAAGGACATGCGTGTAGCAGAACGGCCTAGTGACCATAATGCCACGCAAAAGCCTGTCATAAAGCATTCTGATGAAATataa
- the LOC118406334 gene encoding ubiquitin-like protein 7 isoform X2, which produces MPPIRELIYCGCCLRDSKTLESYGVTKGSTVHVLRKRTTEKQQQPEAAGGTAVRQLLVALQSALLNPAHREIVQRVLSNPVTMESVIAATPGLASDQIALALLRDGELLMNLADPAQVQKIVTAHPCLVQAATLIATAVNEEAASGGAQGGSSSGGGGLFGMDSEEEDMETADQGVGGNDSQAATPSPITPVQLASALATAAMNMQPQGGQEVLQRPTANTSGSSSATTPTSSTNSAAASGGEPAGSRPMITQDLFSQAMQQALTAATQSQLQQMREMGITDDALSLRALQATGGDVQAALELIFGDGL; this is translated from the exons ATGCCACCGATAAGAG AACTCATCTACTGTGGATGCTGCTTGAGAGATAGCAAGACATTAGAGAGCTATGGAGTAACCAAGGGCAGCACTGTGCATGTTCTCAGGAAACGGACAACTGAGAAGCAACAACAACCAG AAGCAGCTGGAGGAACTGCTGTGAGACAACTCCTGGTGGCTCTACAGTCTGCCCTGCTCAACCCTGCCCATAGGGAAATA GTCCAACGTGTCCTGAGTAATCCTGTAACAATGGAGAGTGTGATAGCTGCAACACCAGGACTGGCTTCTGATCAAATAGCATTGG CCTTGCTGAGAGACGGAGAGCTGTTGATGAACCTGGCAGATCCAGCTCAAGTACAAAA AATAGTGACAGCCCACCCCTGCCTGGTGCAGGCAGCCACCCTGATTGCCACAGCTGTGAATGAGGAAGCAGCATCAGGGGGAGCCCAGGGAGGGTCCAGCTCAGGTGGAGGGGGCTTGTTTGGGATGGACTCGGAGGAAGAGGACATGGAGACAGCTGACCAG GGTGTGGGAGGCAACGACTCCCAGGCTGCCACACCAAGCCCCATCACACCTGTACAACTGGCCTCTGCACTAGCTACAGCAGCCATGAACATGCAGCCACAAGGGGGACAGGAGGTGCTACAG AGACCGACAGCTAACACAAGTGGATCTAGTTCTGCCACCACTCCCACTAGTTCTACTAATTCAGCAGCTGCCAGTGGGGGAGAACCGGCAGGCTCTCGGCCAATGATAACCCAGGACCTGTTCAGTCAGGCCATGCAGCAAGCCCTAACAGCTGCCACACAG TCCCAGCTGCAGCAGATGCGTGAGATGGGAATCACGGATGACGCGCTGAGCCTACGGGCCCTGCAGGCCACGGGTGGAGACGTCCAGGCTGCACTGGAGCTCATCTTTGGAGATGGTCTATAA
- the LOC118406334 gene encoding ubiquitin-like protein 7 isoform X3 produces the protein MATINVKTRLDFKEKNGDLRELAKRFSLEEVELSESVEIFRTQVASKLDCPTSELELIYCGCCLRDSKTLESYGVTKGSTVHVLRKRTTEKQQQPEAAGGTAVRQLLVALQSALLNPAHREIVQRVLSNPVTMESVIAATPGLASDQIALALLRDGELLMNLADPAQVQKIVTAHPCLVQAATLIATAVNEEAASGGAQGGSSSGGGGLFGMDSEEEDMETADQGVGGNDSQAATPSPITPVQLASALATAAMNMQPQGGQEVLQSQLQQMREMGITDDALSLRALQATGGDVQAALELIFGDGL, from the exons atggcgaccATCAACGTAAAAACTCGCTTGGACTTCAAggaaaaaaatggagatttgcGCGAGCTTGCGAAACGGTTCAGTCTAGAAGAGGTAGAATTGTCTGAAAGTGTGGAGATCTTCCGAACGCAGGTCGCTTCAAAACTTGATTGCCCGACTTCGGAGCTAG AACTCATCTACTGTGGATGCTGCTTGAGAGATAGCAAGACATTAGAGAGCTATGGAGTAACCAAGGGCAGCACTGTGCATGTTCTCAGGAAACGGACAACTGAGAAGCAACAACAACCAG AAGCAGCTGGAGGAACTGCTGTGAGACAACTCCTGGTGGCTCTACAGTCTGCCCTGCTCAACCCTGCCCATAGGGAAATA GTCCAACGTGTCCTGAGTAATCCTGTAACAATGGAGAGTGTGATAGCTGCAACACCAGGACTGGCTTCTGATCAAATAGCATTGG CCTTGCTGAGAGACGGAGAGCTGTTGATGAACCTGGCAGATCCAGCTCAAGTACAAAA AATAGTGACAGCCCACCCCTGCCTGGTGCAGGCAGCCACCCTGATTGCCACAGCTGTGAATGAGGAAGCAGCATCAGGGGGAGCCCAGGGAGGGTCCAGCTCAGGTGGAGGGGGCTTGTTTGGGATGGACTCGGAGGAAGAGGACATGGAGACAGCTGACCAG GGTGTGGGAGGCAACGACTCCCAGGCTGCCACACCAAGCCCCATCACACCTGTACAACTGGCCTCTGCACTAGCTACAGCAGCCATGAACATGCAGCCACAAGGGGGACAGGAGGTGCTACAG TCCCAGCTGCAGCAGATGCGTGAGATGGGAATCACGGATGACGCGCTGAGCCTACGGGCCCTGCAGGCCACGGGTGGAGACGTCCAGGCTGCACTGGAGCTCATCTTTGGAGATGGTCTATAA
- the LOC118406334 gene encoding ubiquitin-like protein 7 isoform X1, translating into MATINVKTRLDFKEKNGDLRELAKRFSLEEVELSESVEIFRTQVASKLDCPTSELELIYCGCCLRDSKTLESYGVTKGSTVHVLRKRTTEKQQQPEAAGGTAVRQLLVALQSALLNPAHREIVQRVLSNPVTMESVIAATPGLASDQIALALLRDGELLMNLADPAQVQKIVTAHPCLVQAATLIATAVNEEAASGGAQGGSSSGGGGLFGMDSEEEDMETADQGVGGNDSQAATPSPITPVQLASALATAAMNMQPQGGQEVLQRPTANTSGSSSATTPTSSTNSAAASGGEPAGSRPMITQDLFSQAMQQALTAATQSQLQQMREMGITDDALSLRALQATGGDVQAALELIFGDGL; encoded by the exons atggcgaccATCAACGTAAAAACTCGCTTGGACTTCAAggaaaaaaatggagatttgcGCGAGCTTGCGAAACGGTTCAGTCTAGAAGAGGTAGAATTGTCTGAAAGTGTGGAGATCTTCCGAACGCAGGTCGCTTCAAAACTTGATTGCCCGACTTCGGAGCTAG AACTCATCTACTGTGGATGCTGCTTGAGAGATAGCAAGACATTAGAGAGCTATGGAGTAACCAAGGGCAGCACTGTGCATGTTCTCAGGAAACGGACAACTGAGAAGCAACAACAACCAG AAGCAGCTGGAGGAACTGCTGTGAGACAACTCCTGGTGGCTCTACAGTCTGCCCTGCTCAACCCTGCCCATAGGGAAATA GTCCAACGTGTCCTGAGTAATCCTGTAACAATGGAGAGTGTGATAGCTGCAACACCAGGACTGGCTTCTGATCAAATAGCATTGG CCTTGCTGAGAGACGGAGAGCTGTTGATGAACCTGGCAGATCCAGCTCAAGTACAAAA AATAGTGACAGCCCACCCCTGCCTGGTGCAGGCAGCCACCCTGATTGCCACAGCTGTGAATGAGGAAGCAGCATCAGGGGGAGCCCAGGGAGGGTCCAGCTCAGGTGGAGGGGGCTTGTTTGGGATGGACTCGGAGGAAGAGGACATGGAGACAGCTGACCAG GGTGTGGGAGGCAACGACTCCCAGGCTGCCACACCAAGCCCCATCACACCTGTACAACTGGCCTCTGCACTAGCTACAGCAGCCATGAACATGCAGCCACAAGGGGGACAGGAGGTGCTACAG AGACCGACAGCTAACACAAGTGGATCTAGTTCTGCCACCACTCCCACTAGTTCTACTAATTCAGCAGCTGCCAGTGGGGGAGAACCGGCAGGCTCTCGGCCAATGATAACCCAGGACCTGTTCAGTCAGGCCATGCAGCAAGCCCTAACAGCTGCCACACAG TCCCAGCTGCAGCAGATGCGTGAGATGGGAATCACGGATGACGCGCTGAGCCTACGGGCCCTGCAGGCCACGGGTGGAGACGTCCAGGCTGCACTGGAGCTCATCTTTGGAGATGGTCTATAA
- the LOC118406346 gene encoding uncharacterized protein LOC118406346 isoform X1: protein MAGPASRHKLPSIFCFKSRPGVFTHFTAWFSQSVPEETVRAWLQQEGKLADQSCAKFLFSVEADCPDTREFFRSSLYLDDRLSMFHADFVDATVQQGDMSVVPIGMYVLPPPELHPELEKRGKLAWMKTTGCKETILPSNCRKDSEDIKEDSVTGENIVGQREALSSLADSERPLAADSSENVTAVTFTSTVVQATKSQDHGEDIQQPTGFDERTSNEEVTEAQPKQGNNSKSASTSYSLEPEHSTKAHPDPGDSCRAPHRFLHSRLDDIPHVADLRMRSEVLQDFIPGSNGFNVKCRSK, encoded by the exons GTCCAGGCCTGGAGTCTTTACTCACTTCACAGCATGGTTTTCACAGAGTGTCCCTGAAGAGACAGTAAGAGCATGGT TACAACAAGAAGGTAAACTTGCAGACCAGAGCTGTGCCAAGTTTCTCTTCAGTGTGGAGGCTGACTGTCCAGACACAAGAGA ATTCTTCCGGAGTAGCCTTTACCTTGATGACAGGCTGTCCATGTTCCATGCTGACTTTGTTGATGCTACTGTCCAACAAGGAGACATGAGTGTGGTACCAATAGGCATGTATGTACTACCTCCACCAGAGCTGCATCCTG AACTAGAGAAGAGAGGCAAACTAGCATGGATGAAGACTACAGGATGCAAAGAAACCATCCTACCTTCAAATTGCAGGAAAGATTCA GAAGACATAAAAGAAGATTCAGTAACAGGAGAGAACATTGTTGGACAGAGGGAAGCCTTATCTAGCCTTGCAGATAGTGAGAGGCCTCTTGCCGCTGATAGTTCAG AGAATGTCACTGCTGTTACTTTTACAAGTACTGTTGTACAAGCCACAAAAAGCCAGGATCATGGGGAGGACATCCAGCAACCAACAGGCTTTGATGAAAGAACTTCTAATGAAGAAGTGACTGAAGCACAACCAAAACAAGGGAACAACAGCAA GTCAGCTAGCACTAGCTATTCATTAGAACCAGAACACAGTACTAAAGCACACCCAGATCCAGGTGACTCATGCAGGGCACCACATAGGTTCTTACACAGCAGACTGGATG ATATTCCTCATGTTGCTGACCTCCGGATGAGAAGTGAAGTGTTGCAAGATTTCATTCCAGGTTCAAATGGATTCAATGTCAAATGCCGCAGTAAGTGA